The following are encoded together in the Triticum dicoccoides isolate Atlit2015 ecotype Zavitan chromosome 6B, WEW_v2.0, whole genome shotgun sequence genome:
- the LOC119322365 gene encoding brefeldin A-inhibited guanine nucleotide-exchange protein 1-like produces the protein MASPTAPLGGSTPSGRVLGPALDRIIKNAAWRKHSALVAAAKSALDLLSSSSYHSPDPTSPNPSPLLGLPVAAAAASLHALILALESASPKVADPALDCVAKLLYHRLLLGDLGEAADDSPASKLLTAVLSCGALNDDAMELATLRVLLAAARCPSIAIRGDGLGQMLKTCYNIYLSSSSGANQMCAKLALAQVLVIVFARVEVDSMDVRVPTVSITDMMDVSDHRLNDSGIVQVAQGFINDAMEGSDVPEPGTPVAMAEADEKDDEGMSKIREDGLALFKNLCKLSMKFSTPDNPEDQVLLRGKVLSLELLKMVVDNAGPFWRINEKYLGAIKQYLCLSLLKNSALSAMSIFQLLCSIFVGLLSRFRSGLKEEIGIFFPMLVLRVLENVHQPSFLQKMTVLNLLEDICKESQVLIDIFVNYDCDVDAPNIFERIVNGLLKTALGVTPGATTTLTPVQDQTFRTESVKCLATILKSMGSWMDQQLRIGDFSPKISEVSLNSLDSPNIGEDGSGIDYELQSDSYSPDTSDASSLEQRRAYKIELQKGISMFNRKPSKGIDFLIKCKKIGQSPEDVASFLRNTAGLNATMIGDYLGERDEFPIKVMHAYVDALNFEGIDFGEAIRYYLRGFRLPGEAQKIDRVMEKFAERYCKCNPNSFTSADTAYVLAYSVIMLNTDAHNMMVKDKMSRSDFIRNNRGIDDGKDLPEVYLSTLYDQIVKNEIKMSADSSVPQNKQPSSVMKLLGLDNIINLVNWKQAEDKALGANDLLIKNIQEKFKAKSAKSESVFYVITDTTILRFMMEVCWAPMMAAFSMTLDQCDDKAATSQCLQGFRYAVHVTSVMCMQTQRDAFVTSVAKFTYLHCVADMKQKNVDAVKAIISIAIEDGDYLQEAWEHVLTCLSRFEHLHLLGEGAPTDASFLTVPLVDSEEKTQKSSTNTASKRTNALQNPAVMAAVRGGSYDSTTAKNNASALVTPDQINNFISNINLLDQIGIFELNHIFAHSQRLNSNAIVAFVEALCKVAITELQSPTDPRIFCLTKIVEIAHYNMNRIRLVWSRIWKVLSDFFVSVGSSENLSVAIFVMDSLRQLAMKFLEREELANYNFQNEFLRPFAVVMQKSNASEVRELVVRCVSQMVLSRVNNIKSGWKSVFTVFTAAAADDRKSIVLLAFETMEKIVRDYFPYITETETTTFTDCVKCLITFTSSKFSSDASLNAIAFLRFCAVKLAEEGFVCHDKDTDHQSNNLDSSEGNAIVHKDDHVYFWVPLLAGLARLTTDTRPTIRKGAVEVLFDILKDHGELFSQSFWTNIFGSVIYPLFNGEIRTPNGQSDSTEDDSWNFETKTVAVKCLVDLYVTFFDVMRPELTRVTSVVTSFIRSAYRQSASTGMSVFQRLTEGLASKLSRDEWKEILLCFKESAAHTLVVFDKIVKMMQNIEIPERNESYSEAEKYSDPDIEDEEEANMETSSYAIVKMKNHMSLQLLIVQGIVKLYETHRRSFCAEHMGIILEMLSAITSHASEVSSESALHVKFHKACSLLEISEPAVIHFENESYQSYLKLLQALLHDNPSLSREMNIESQIMLVSVKILRKYLNCAGQEQSKDASCKDPVVHWTLPLSAAKKEELSARTPLVLHVMRLLGGLERECFRRNLPLLFPLLANLVRCEHSSREVQVALYDVFQSSIGPIISV, from the exons ATGGCGTCCCCCACGGCGCCGCTGGGCGGCTCCACCCCGTCGGGCCGCGTGCTCGGCCCCGCGCTCGACCGCATCATCAAAAACGCCGCGTGGCGGAAGCACTCGGCGCTCGTCGCCGCGGCCAAGTCGGCGCTcgacctcctctcctcctcctcttacCACTCGCCCGACCCGACCTCGCCCAACCCCTCGCCGCTCCTCGGCCTGCCCGTCGCCGCGGCCGCCGCCTCGCTGCACGCGCTCATCCTCGCGCTCGAGTCCGCCTCCCCCAAGGTCGCTGACCCCGCGCTCGACTGCGTCGCCAAGCTCCTctaccaccgcctcctcctcggcGACCTCGGCGAGGCCGCCGACGACTCACCCGCCTCCAAGCTCCTCACCGCCGTCCTCTCCTGCGGCGCACTTAACGACGACGCCATGGAGCTCGCCACCCTCCGCGTGCTCCTAGCCGCCGCGCGGTGCCCCTCCATCGCCATCCGCGGCGACGGCCTCGGCCAAATGCTCAAGACCTGCTACAACATATACCTTAGCAGCAGCAGCGGCGCCAATCAGATGTGCGCCAAGCTGGCGCTCGCGCAGGTGCTGGTCATCGTGTTCGCGCGCGTGGAGGTGGACTCCATGGACGTGCGCGTGCCGACGGTGTCCATCACGGACATGATGGATGTGTCCGATCACCGCCTCAACGACTCCGGCATCGTGCAGGTGGCACAGGGGTTTATAAATGATGCCATGGAAGGGAGTGACGTCCCGGAGCCAGGGACCCCGGTGGCGATGGCTGAGGCCGATGAGAAGGATGATGAGGGGATGAGCAAGATCAGGGAGGATGGGTTAGCACTCTTCAAGAACCTCTGCAAGCTATCAATGAAGTTCTCGACACCAGATAACCCCGAGGACCAGGTGCTGTTGCGGGGGAAGGTGTTGTCTCTCGAGTTGCTCAAGATGGTTGTGGACAATGCTGGACCATTCTGGAGAATCAATGAAAA GTACCTTGGAGCAATCAAGCAGTATCTTTGTTTGTCCTTGTTGAAAAACAGTGCCTTGTCAGCAATGAGTATTTTCCAGCTTTTGTGCTCCATATTTGTGGGTTTGCTGTCAAGATTTAGATCTGGGCTGAAAGAAGAAATTGGAATTTTTTTTCCCATGCTTGTCCTAAGGGTTCTTGAGAATGTCCATCAGCCCAGCTTTCTGCAGAAAATGACAGTTCTAAATTTGTTGGAGGACATCTGTAAAGAATCTCAGGTTCTTATTGATATCTTCGTCAACTACGATTGTGATGTTGATGCACCAAATATTTTTGAAAG GATTGTCAATGGACTTCTAAAGACCGCTCTCGGGGTTACTCCTGGAGCCACAACAACATTAACCCCAGTCCAAGACCAAACATTTCGGACTGAGTCAGTCAAGTGCCTTGCTACCATACTCAAATCAATGGGTTCATGGATGGACCAACAGTTGAGAATTGGTGATTTTTCACCCAAAATTTCCGAGGTCTCTTTAAATTCGCTAGACAGTCCTAACATTGGAGAAGATGGGAGTGGAATTGATTATGAACTGCAATCTGACTCTTATAGCCCAGATACATCTGATGCTTCCTCACTTGAGCAACGTCGTGCTTATAAAATAGAACTTCAG AAAGGAATTTCCATGTTTAACAGAAAACCTTCTAAGGGTATTGATTTTCTCATTAAATGCAAGAAAATAGGTCAATCCCCAGAAGATGTTGCTTCTTTCTTGAGAAACACTGCTGGTTTAAATGCAACAATGATTGGGGACTATTTGGGTGAAAGAGATGAATTCCCTATCAAAGTTATGCATGCATATGTCGATGCACTGAATTTTGAAGGTATTGACTTCGGTGAAGCCATTAGGTATTACCTGCGAGGTTTCAGGTTGCCTGGGGAAGCACAGAAAATTGACCGGGTCATGGAAAAGTTTGCTGAACGATACTGCAAGTGCAACCCGAATTCTTTTACCAGTGCAGATACTGCATATGTTCTTGCTTATTCTGTAATCATGCTCAATACTGATGCTCATAATATGATGGTCAAGGATAAG ATGTCTAGATCTGACTTCATTCGGAACAACCGAGGAATTGATGATGGAAAGGATTTGCCTGAAGTTTATCTGAGTACATTGTATGACCAAATTGTAAAAAATGAGATCAAAATGAGTGCTGATTCATCAGTTCCACAAAACAAGCAACCTAGCAGTGTAATGAAGCTCTTGGGCTTAGACAATATTATAAACCTTGTCAACTGGAAGCAGGCTGAAGATAAGGCACTTGGAGCAAATGACTTACTCATCAAGAACATACAGGAGAAATTCAAAGCAAAGAGCGCGAAATCAGA ATCTGTATTTTATGTTATTACCGATACAACCATTTTGCGATTCATGATGGAGGTTTGTTGGGCCCCTATGATGGCTGCATTCAGCATGACGCTTGACCAATGTGATGATAAGGCTGCAACGTCGCAGTGTTTGCAGGGATTCAGATACGCAGTGCATGTCACCTCCGTAATGTGCATGCAGACGCAAAGAGATGCCTTTGTGACATCTGTAGCCAAGTTCACATACCTTCATTGTGTGGCAGACATGAAACAGAAGAATGTGGATGCTGTGAAG GCTATAATATCCATTGCAATCGAAGATGGTGATTATTTGCAGGAAGCTTGGGAGCATGTGCTAACATGTCTTTCACGGTTTGAGCATTTGCATCTTCTTGGAGAAGGGGCACCTACGGATGCTTCCTTTTTGACAGTACCTCTGGTTGATTCAGAAGAAAAAACACAGAAATCAAGTACCAATACAGCCTCAAAACGAACTAATGCTCTTCAGAATCCAGCTGTCATGGCTGCTGTTCGAGGCGGTTCTTATGACAGCACAACAGCAAAAAATAATGCCTCAGCTTTAGTTACTCCTGACCAGATTAACAACTTCATATCAAACATTAATCTATTAGACCAGATTGGCATTTTTGAGTTGAATCATATATTTGCTCATAGCCAAAGATTAAATAGCAATGCAATTGTTGCTTTTGTGGAAGCTCTTTGCAAGGTCGCAATCACAGAGTTGCAATCACCTACAGATCCTCGTATCTTCTGCCTAACGAAGATAGTGGAAATTGC GCATTACAATATGAACCGCATACGTTTGGTGTGGTCtcgtatttggaaagttctatctgATTTCTTTGTGTCTGTTGGGTCGTCAGAAAATCTTTCTGTGGCAATATTTGTTATGGACTCCTTGAGGCAGCTAGCCATGAAATTTCTTGAAAGAGAAGAACTAGCAAATTATAATTTCCAGAATGAATTCCTGCGACCTTTTGCGGTGGTTATGCAGAAGAGCAATGCTTCAGAAGTACGAGAACTTGTGGTTCGATGTGTCTCCCAAATGGTTTTGAGTCGTGTTAACAATATAAAATCAGGATGGAAAAGCGTTTTCACG GTTTTTACTGCGGCTGCTGCTGATGATCGAAAAAGCATTGTTCTGTTAGCATTTGAGACTATGGAGAAGATTGTCCGGGACTATTTTCCATACATAACTGAGACTGAAACCACAACATTTACTGATTGTGTTAAATGTCTTATTACATTCACAAGTAGTAAATTTAGCAGCGATGCCAGTCTcaatgctattgcttttcttcggtTCTGTGCTGTGAAACTTGCCGAGGAAGGATTTGTCTGTCATGACAAGGATACCGACCATCAATCAAATAATTTGGATTCTTCAGAGGGGAATGCCATAGTGCACAAGGATGATCATGTTTACTTCTGGGTTCCTTTGCTTGCTG GTCTAGCTAGATTGACAACCGACACACGGCCAACTATCAGAAAAGGTGCAGTAGAAGTACTCTTTGACATTTTGAAGGACCATGGAGAACTCTTCTCTCAGTCCTTCTGGACCAATATCTTTGGATCTGTTATTTATCCTCTATTTAATGGTGAAATCCGTACACCCAATGGTCAAAGTGATAGCACTGAGGATGACTCATGGAATTTTGAAACTAAAACAGTGGCTGTGAAATGTTTAGTGGAtctatatgttacattttttgatgtgATGCGGCCAGAACTCACTAGAGTTACCTCTGTTGTTACCAGTTTTATCAGAAGCGCTTATAGACAATCTGCTAGCACTGGTATGTCTGTTTTTCAGCGTTTAACAGAAGGGCTTGCAAGCAAACTCTCCAGGGACGAATGGAAAGAGATCTTATTATGCTTTAAAGAATCAGCAGCACATACATTGGTTGTTTTTGACAAAATAGTTAAGATGATGCAAAATATTGAAATTCCAGAAAGAAACGAGTCTTACTCTGAAGCAGAGAAATATTCAGATCCTGACAtagaggatgaagaggaagctaATATGGAAACATCGTCTTATGCCATTGTCAAGATGAAGAACCATATGTCTCTACAACTCTTAATTGTTCAG GGAATTGTTAAGTTGTATGAGACACACAGGAGATCCTTCTGTGCTGAGCATATGGGCATAATTTTGGAGATGCTATCAGCCATTACGTCCCATGCAAGTGAAGTGAGTTCTGAATCTGCTTTGCACGTCAAATTCCACAAAGCATGCTCCCTTCTGGAGATATCTGAGCCGGCAGTCATCCATTTCGAGAATGAGTCTTACCAGAGCTACCTCAAACTTCTGCAAGCTTTGCTTCACGACAACCCATCTTTGTCACGAGAAATGAACATTGAGTCACAAATTATGCTTGTTTCTGTGAAAATACTACGGAAGTATCTGAACTGTGCAGGTCAGGAACAATCGAAGGATGCTTCTTGTAAAGATCCAGTTGTACACTGGACGCTGCCTTTATCCGCTGCTAAGAAAGAGGAACTGTctgcgagaaccccgttggtccttCATGTAATGCGGTTACTTGGTGGTCTAGAGAGGGAGTGCTTTAGGAGGAATTTGCCCCTCCTTTTCCCTTTATTAGCTAATCTCGTTCGCTGCGAGCATAGCTCTAGAGAGGTTCAAGTTGCACTGTATGATGTCTTTCAGTCATCAATAGGCCCCATTATTTCAGTATAG